Proteins encoded together in one Microcebus murinus isolate Inina chromosome 16, M.murinus_Inina_mat1.0, whole genome shotgun sequence window:
- the WFDC13 gene encoding WAP four-disulfide core domain protein 13: MKPVLPAQFLLALGLVLQLVLGRPKEHIQKYILEPPPCKSEPENCTYLCTLQEDCEKGLQCCSSFCGIVCSSNKAQRYRRLAPLD; the protein is encoded by the exons ATGAAGCCTGTGCTGCCTGCACAGTTCCTGCTGGCGCTGGGGCTGGTGCTGCAGCTGGTGCTGGGGAGGCCCAAGGAGCACATTCAGA AGTATATCTTGGAACCTCCACCCTGCAAATCGGAACCTGAAAACTGTACCTACTTGTGTACACTGCAGGAAGATTGCGAGAAAGGACTTCAGTGCTGTTCCTCCTTCTGTGGGATAGTCTGTTCATCAAACAAAGCTCAAAGATACAGAAG ACTGGCTCCCCTGGACTGA
- the WFDC10B gene encoding protein WFDC10B, protein MPSQALLPVLLLCALLLQAQAGHRSHSRKRMQTTSRSKSCNKSFNIDQCTHHCSYFQKCQENETCCATLCGNICLNIF, encoded by the exons ATGCCGTCCCAGGCTCTGCTGCCCGTCCTGCTTCTGTGTGCGCTGCTGCTGCAGGCCCAGGCAGGCCACAGGAGCCACAGCCGGAAGAGGATGCAGACTACATCCA GAAGCAAGTCCTGTAATAAGAGCTTCAACATAGATCAATGCACCCACCACTGCTCATATTTCCAAAAGTGTCAAGAAAATGAGACATGCTGTGCTACTCTCTGTGGGAATATTTGCCTGAACATCTTCTGA
- the LOC105859246 gene encoding WAP four-disulfide core domain protein 10A, whose translation MPPQALLPVLLLCALLLQAQAGHRSHSRKRMQTTSKMELFPEIKVCKKRPAFYLCKHLCESHRDCQANNVCCSTFCGNVCLSTL comes from the exons ATGCCGCCCCAGGCTCTGCTGCCCGTCCTGCTTCTGTGTGCGCTGCTGCTGCAGGCCCAGGCAGGCCACAGGAGCCACAGCCGGAAGAGGATGCAGACTACATCCA AAATGGAGCTTTTCCCAGAAATCAAAGTCTGTAAGAAACGTCCTGCATTTTATCTGTGCAAACACCTCTGTGAATCTCACAGAGACTGTCAAGCAAATAATGTATGCTGTTCAACCTTCTGCGGCAATGTTTGCCTAAGCACCCTGTGA